A genome region from Nocardia sp. NBC_01730 includes the following:
- the mrf gene encoding ribosome hibernation factor-recruiting GTPase MRF, which yields MDSALFPPESDRRTPVVVLAGFAGLAADGVDHAAAALRETAGTVVVRHDLAQLREGVVHRTVRTATQETSAVLELAHGCVSCTLRMDLLPLLCTLGGRDSVDRIVLALDPAFEAEAVCQAIEQVVVTGVIGRLDGPAGRDVRVQAVLTCLDSAGWLADAIGDETLAERGLACADDDRTVAQLAVGQVEFADVVVAVGAADAAGSAQADRGKLAAVLARLVPGAPVAWVDDPSELTPACVETLLERVPADSRRGRVFDAHAPLLRGRPPLTSGYGVVLMEFAAGRPFHPARLHEALDVLFDGVVTARGRIWLATQPDEVVWLESAGGGLRVGGAGRWLAAMSEDELAEADPERRAMAAMRWDERFGDRDISLAILVHDADPAEIRAALHWALVEDEELRLVERAPDRVAEWEDPFGEWHADPCESGETAVVPVEDGKSSRGEAK from the coding sequence GTGGATTCCGCCCTGTTCCCACCCGAGTCCGACCGGAGGACGCCCGTGGTGGTGCTCGCCGGCTTCGCGGGACTCGCCGCGGACGGCGTGGATCATGCGGCCGCCGCGCTGCGCGAGACGGCGGGCACTGTCGTCGTCCGGCATGATCTCGCCCAGCTGCGGGAAGGTGTCGTGCACCGCACGGTGCGCACGGCGACGCAGGAGACCTCGGCCGTGCTCGAGCTCGCGCACGGGTGCGTCTCCTGCACGCTGCGCATGGACCTGCTCCCACTGTTGTGCACGCTCGGAGGGCGCGACTCGGTCGACCGCATCGTGCTCGCGCTGGACCCCGCCTTCGAGGCGGAAGCCGTATGCCAGGCCATCGAGCAGGTTGTGGTCACCGGCGTGATCGGTCGTCTCGACGGTCCGGCCGGGCGCGACGTGCGCGTTCAGGCAGTACTCACCTGCCTGGACTCCGCAGGCTGGCTCGCTGATGCCATCGGTGACGAGACCCTTGCCGAGCGCGGTCTGGCCTGCGCCGACGACGACCGCACGGTCGCGCAGCTGGCCGTCGGGCAGGTCGAATTCGCGGATGTCGTGGTCGCTGTGGGAGCCGCGGACGCGGCGGGTAGCGCACAGGCGGATCGGGGCAAGCTCGCCGCGGTACTGGCCCGCCTGGTGCCCGGTGCGCCGGTCGCCTGGGTGGACGACCCGAGCGAACTCACGCCCGCTTGCGTCGAGACGCTGCTCGAGCGCGTCCCCGCCGACTCGCGGCGCGGCCGGGTCTTCGACGCGCATGCACCGCTTCTGCGCGGCCGACCGCCGTTGACCAGCGGCTACGGCGTCGTCCTCATGGAATTCGCCGCCGGAAGGCCGTTTCACCCCGCCCGCCTGCACGAGGCACTGGACGTGCTGTTCGACGGCGTGGTGACCGCGCGCGGGCGGATCTGGCTGGCCACCCAGCCCGACGAGGTGGTGTGGCTGGAGTCCGCTGGTGGCGGCCTGCGGGTTGGCGGCGCGGGCCGCTGGCTGGCGGCCATGTCCGAGGACGAATTGGCCGAGGCGGATCCGGAGCGGAGGGCGATGGCCGCGATGCGCTGGGACGAGCGTTTCGGCGACCGGGACATCTCGCTGGCGATCCTGGTACACGACGCCGATCCCGCCGAAATCCGCGCGGCGCTGCACTGGGCGCTGGTGGAGGACGAGGAACTGCGGCTGGTCGAGCGGGCGCCGGATCGGGTTGCCGAATGGGAGGACCCGTTCGGAGAGTGGCACGCCGACCCATGCGAGAGCGGCGAGACGGCGGTCGTGCCTGTGGAAGACGGGAAGAGCTCGAGAGGAGAGGCGAAATGA
- the rpmB gene encoding 50S ribosomal protein L28, with the protein MSAHCQVTGRKPGFGKSVSHSHKRTSRRWNPNVQRKTYYLPSEGRRITLTVSAKGIKTIDRDGIEAVVARIRARGDKI; encoded by the coding sequence ATGTCGGCCCACTGCCAGGTCACCGGGCGCAAACCCGGATTCGGCAAGTCCGTGTCGCACTCACACAAGCGGACCAGCCGGCGCTGGAACCCGAACGTCCAGCGCAAGACCTACTACCTGCCCAGCGAGGGCCGTCGCATCACGCTGACGGTCTCCGCCAAAGGCATCAAGACCATCGACCGGGACGGAATCGAGGCCGTGGTGGCCCGTATCCGGGCGCGCGGCGACAAGATCTGA
- the rpmG gene encoding 50S ribosomal protein L33 produces MASKSTDIRPIVKLKSTAGTGYTYVTRKNRRNDPDRLVLRKYDPVVRRHVDFREER; encoded by the coding sequence ATGGCGTCGAAATCGACCGACATCCGCCCGATCGTCAAGCTGAAGTCGACGGCGGGCACCGGGTACACCTACGTGACCCGCAAGAACCGCCGCAACGACCCGGACCGCCTGGTGCTGCGCAAGTACGACCCGGTCGTGCGCAGGCACGTCGACTTCCGCGAGGAGCGCTGA
- the rpsN gene encoding 30S ribosomal protein S14 encodes MAKKSKIARDQQRRAIVARYAERRAELKERIRKPDTSDSDRAAAQAELRRQPRNASPVRLRNRDAADGRPRGHLRKFGLSRVRVREMAHRGELPGVHKSSW; translated from the coding sequence ATGGCCAAGAAGTCGAAGATCGCGCGCGACCAACAGCGCAGGGCGATCGTGGCACGCTACGCCGAACGGCGCGCCGAACTGAAGGAGCGCATCCGAAAGCCGGACACATCGGACAGCGACCGCGCGGCCGCCCAGGCCGAACTACGACGACAGCCGCGAAATGCCAGTCCGGTAAGATTGCGCAATCGGGACGCCGCCGACGGACGACCGCGCGGTCACCTCCGGAAGTTCGGACTCTCCCGTGTGCGTGTGCGCGAGATGGCCCACCGGGGCGAGTTGCCCGGTGTGCACAAATCGAGCTGGTAA
- the rpsR gene encoding 30S ribosomal protein S18 → MAVKRAPSKKVRAEQARRPKKNPLIAAGIETVDYKDVNLLRTFISDRGKIRSRRVTGLTPQQQRQVAIAVKNAREMALLPFTSR, encoded by the coding sequence ATGGCAGTCAAGCGAGCACCGTCTAAGAAGGTTCGCGCCGAGCAGGCCCGCCGTCCGAAGAAGAACCCGCTCATCGCCGCGGGTATCGAGACGGTCGACTACAAAGACGTGAACCTGTTGCGTACGTTCATCTCCGACCGCGGCAAGATCCGCAGCCGCCGAGTCACCGGACTCACCCCGCAGCAGCAGCGCCAGGTCGCTATCGCGGTGAAGAACGCCCGTGAGATGGCGCTGCTGCCGTTCACCAGCCGGTAG
- the purH gene encoding bifunctional phosphoribosylaminoimidazolecarboxamide formyltransferase/IMP cyclohydrolase, whose protein sequence is MSERKPIGRALVSVYDKTGLIELATGLHAAGIELVSTGSTAGRIADAGIPVTKVEDLTGFPETLDGRVKTLHPRVHAGILADSRKQEHVDQLVELGVEAFQLVVVNLYPFSQTVASGASQDECVEQIDIGGPSMVRAAAKNHPSVAVVVDSGDYDDVLAAVHAGGFTLAERTALAAKAFQHTASYDVAVASWMTNVLAVDGEHADAAIRFPEWLGGTWEQSAVLRYGENPHQAAALYTDGSLGLAQAQQLHGKEMSYNNYVDADAAWRAAFDHEAPAVAIIKHANPCGIALGADIAEAHRKAHACDPVSAFGGVIAANREVTVEMAEQVAEIFTEVIVATSYADGAVEVLQRKKNVRILVARPPRRTGAELRPISGGVLLQQRDVLDATGDNPANWTLAAGEPADPETMADLEFAWRACRAVKSNAILLAHDGASVGVGMGQVNRVDAVGLAVQRAGDRAKGSVAASDAYFPFPDGPQTLIQVGVRAIVQPGGSVRDQETIDLAREAGVTLYLTGARHFAH, encoded by the coding sequence GTGAGTGAACGCAAGCCGATCGGCAGGGCGCTGGTGAGCGTCTACGACAAGACGGGTCTCATCGAGCTCGCGACCGGTCTGCACGCCGCGGGCATCGAGCTGGTCTCGACCGGGTCCACCGCGGGCAGGATCGCCGACGCGGGTATTCCGGTGACCAAGGTCGAGGACCTGACCGGATTCCCGGAGACCCTGGACGGCCGGGTCAAGACGTTGCACCCGCGGGTGCACGCGGGCATTCTGGCCGACTCACGCAAGCAGGAGCACGTCGACCAGCTGGTCGAACTCGGAGTCGAGGCATTCCAGCTGGTGGTGGTGAACCTCTACCCGTTCAGCCAGACCGTGGCCAGCGGGGCGAGCCAGGACGAGTGCGTCGAGCAGATCGATATCGGCGGTCCGTCCATGGTGCGCGCCGCTGCGAAGAACCATCCCTCGGTCGCCGTGGTCGTCGACAGCGGCGACTACGACGATGTGCTGGCCGCGGTGCACGCCGGCGGCTTCACGCTGGCCGAGCGAACGGCACTGGCAGCAAAGGCTTTCCAGCACACCGCGAGCTATGACGTGGCGGTTGCCAGTTGGATGACCAACGTGCTCGCCGTCGACGGCGAGCACGCTGACGCGGCCATCCGGTTCCCCGAATGGCTCGGCGGCACCTGGGAGCAGTCGGCGGTGCTGCGCTACGGCGAGAATCCGCACCAGGCCGCCGCGCTGTATACCGACGGCAGCCTCGGGCTGGCGCAGGCACAGCAGTTGCACGGCAAGGAGATGTCGTACAACAACTATGTCGACGCCGACGCCGCCTGGCGTGCCGCGTTCGACCACGAGGCTCCCGCCGTCGCGATCATCAAGCACGCCAACCCCTGTGGGATCGCGCTCGGCGCCGATATCGCCGAGGCGCACCGCAAGGCCCACGCCTGCGATCCGGTCAGCGCGTTCGGTGGTGTGATCGCCGCGAACCGCGAGGTCACCGTGGAGATGGCCGAGCAGGTCGCCGAGATTTTCACCGAGGTGATCGTCGCCACGTCCTATGCCGACGGCGCCGTGGAAGTGTTGCAGCGCAAGAAGAACGTGCGCATCCTGGTCGCGCGGCCGCCGCGTCGCACGGGCGCCGAGCTGCGCCCGATCAGCGGAGGCGTCCTGCTGCAGCAGCGCGACGTGCTCGACGCCACCGGCGACAACCCGGCCAACTGGACTCTGGCCGCGGGCGAGCCCGCCGACCCGGAGACCATGGCCGATCTCGAATTCGCCTGGCGCGCCTGCCGCGCAGTGAAGTCCAACGCGATCCTGCTCGCCCACGACGGCGCGTCCGTTGGCGTCGGCATGGGTCAGGTCAATCGGGTGGACGCGGTCGGCCTCGCGGTCCAGCGGGCCGGAGATCGCGCCAAGGGCTCGGTGGCTGCCTCCGACGCCTACTTTCCGTTCCCCGACGGCCCGCAAACCCTGATTCAGGTCGGCGTCCGCGCGATCGTCCAACCCGGCGGCTCCGTCCGCGACCAGGAGACGATCGACCTCGCCCGCGAAGCGGGCGTAACCCTCTACCTCACCGGCGCCCGCCACTTCGCCCACTGA
- the purN gene encoding phosphoribosylglycinamide formyltransferase, which produces MPAAAPATVVVLASGTGSLLRALLDAASAVDYPAKVVAVGVDRSCPATGHADAAGVPHFRVASKDFPDRAVWDVALTEAVAAYDPDLVVSAGFMKLLGPAFLDRFGGRIINTHPALLPAFPGAHGVRDALAYGVRVTGSTVHLVDAGVDTGPILAQEAVAVLPGDDEATLHERIKVVERRLLAEVVAAVATRGIVSDGRKAVIPDERVLR; this is translated from the coding sequence ATGCCCGCAGCGGCCCCGGCGACCGTTGTCGTGCTCGCGTCGGGTACCGGCTCGCTGCTGCGCGCGCTCCTGGATGCCGCCTCCGCGGTCGACTACCCGGCAAAGGTTGTCGCGGTCGGCGTCGACCGCAGCTGTCCCGCCACCGGGCACGCCGATGCTGCGGGCGTGCCGCACTTCCGGGTGGCGTCGAAGGACTTTCCGGACCGCGCCGTGTGGGATGTCGCGCTCACCGAAGCGGTCGCCGCCTATGACCCCGACCTCGTGGTGTCGGCAGGTTTCATGAAACTTCTCGGTCCCGCTTTCCTGGACCGGTTCGGCGGCCGGATCATCAACACCCACCCCGCGCTGCTGCCCGCGTTCCCTGGCGCGCACGGGGTGCGCGACGCACTGGCCTACGGGGTGCGGGTCACCGGCTCCACCGTCCATCTGGTCGACGCGGGTGTGGACACGGGGCCGATCCTCGCGCAGGAGGCGGTCGCGGTGCTGCCTGGGGACGATGAGGCCACCCTGCACGAACGCATCAAGGTTGTCGAGCGACGGTTGCTGGCGGAGGTTGTCGCCGCCGTCGCGACGCGAGGCATTGTCTCCGACGGACGAAAGGCAGTTATCCCAGATGAGCGAGTTCTCCGGTGA
- a CDS encoding cell division protein PerM, whose protein sequence is MSYPRNFPARRTGGSRVPRPRPDADETGFLSLTPERARVLVLVAGRPATFALITMIILALGVLLFAGSDLAGTSGAIAAGWLGMHQVPLVIGKTPLGLLPLLPTVLLVGLAGRECARAVESNSTRADLGWIVGAALAGPLLVTAICLAVAEDASGVIALQPPNTLAAFAWVGGLYLLAAVAGIATRIRRRLFVLMSLPDWVVSGLYGAGRSVFRLLTCATAVVVVSFLAHVSRLGDTYQSAGNAAGVIGLTLLSLAYLPNLAVQTVGVLVGSSAQFGVASFGVFSVVGGPIPAVPLLASVPTGPAAGWWAVLLLVPAAIGVLGGLDCARTSTDRIIAPWATLTSAGLATLASTVLGAVAGGELGTFGRVGLDLPIFALITFAWLAIPGYVALTFARWYIDPVGAPPADYTDPYDDYYDEDSDYYADEEYHDDYNADVDHHDDYYADDDYYDDEYGHDGAELEGELVDEQPAIAATRGYHAENTPDIVDAEVVEADLPDSDRVDGR, encoded by the coding sequence ATGAGCTACCCCAGAAACTTCCCTGCGCGCCGGACAGGCGGGTCGCGGGTGCCGCGACCACGCCCTGACGCGGACGAGACCGGGTTTCTGTCGCTTACTCCCGAACGAGCCAGGGTGCTCGTCTTGGTCGCCGGACGCCCCGCGACGTTCGCACTGATCACCATGATCATTCTCGCGCTCGGCGTACTGCTGTTCGCGGGAAGCGATCTGGCGGGCACTTCGGGTGCGATCGCCGCCGGATGGCTGGGCATGCATCAGGTTCCGCTGGTGATCGGTAAGACCCCACTCGGCCTGCTCCCGCTGCTACCCACCGTGCTGCTGGTCGGGCTTGCCGGCCGCGAATGTGCACGCGCCGTGGAATCGAACAGCACCAGGGCCGATCTCGGCTGGATCGTCGGCGCCGCGCTGGCCGGGCCGCTGCTGGTCACCGCGATCTGTCTGGCGGTCGCCGAGGACGCTTCCGGTGTCATCGCGCTGCAACCGCCGAACACCCTTGCCGCGTTCGCTTGGGTGGGTGGGTTGTATCTGCTCGCTGCTGTCGCAGGTATCGCGACCCGCATCCGGCGCCGGCTTTTCGTGCTGATGAGCTTGCCCGACTGGGTCGTTTCGGGACTCTACGGCGCGGGCCGGTCCGTCTTTCGCCTGCTGACCTGCGCCACCGCGGTCGTAGTTGTGTCGTTCCTCGCCCATGTCTCTCGGCTGGGCGACACCTATCAGTCGGCGGGAAACGCCGCCGGAGTGATCGGGCTGACCCTGCTCTCGCTGGCCTATCTGCCGAACCTCGCGGTCCAGACTGTCGGTGTGCTGGTCGGATCCAGCGCGCAGTTCGGCGTCGCCTCGTTCGGGGTGTTCTCCGTTGTGGGCGGCCCCATTCCGGCTGTGCCGCTGCTGGCTTCGGTGCCCACCGGCCCCGCGGCGGGGTGGTGGGCAGTGCTGTTGCTCGTCCCTGCGGCGATCGGGGTGCTCGGTGGGTTGGACTGTGCCCGCACCTCGACCGACCGGATCATCGCGCCCTGGGCCACGCTGACCTCGGCCGGGTTGGCCACCCTCGCCTCGACGGTGCTCGGCGCCGTCGCGGGCGGTGAGCTCGGCACGTTCGGTCGGGTCGGGCTCGACCTGCCGATCTTCGCGTTGATCACTTTCGCGTGGCTCGCCATCCCCGGATATGTGGCTTTGACGTTCGCCCGCTGGTACATCGACCCGGTCGGTGCGCCGCCCGCCGACTACACCGATCCGTACGACGACTACTACGACGAGGACTCGGACTACTACGCGGACGAGGAATACCACGACGACTACAACGCCGATGTGGACCATCACGACGACTACTACGCGGACGATGACTACTACGACGACGAGTACGGCCACGACGGGGCGGAGCTGGAAGGTGAACTCGTGGACGAACAGCCCGCGATCGCAGCCACTCGCGGGTACCACGCCGAAAACACACCCGACATCGTCGACGCCGAGGTGGTCGAGGCGGACCTGCCGGACAGCGACCGGGTAGACGGTCGTTAG
- a CDS encoding DUF5336 domain-containing protein, whose amino-acid sequence MSYPTGGSGYNQPAPSAPSSQGPSAGGASSGSSATGSDAKGLPFFLAVGVAALGVINFLLGFLPFLGSKPVDFGGSRVSGAESAKLFEVASGSPLLGLLLLGGLLAGVSLLPKQNWIGAAAAASTAGFFALLFQSLNFGEGTELKWGAYVLLVLAFVQAAIAIGALLFEAGILKAPAPRPATPSGFGQVGYGQQQQPFGQGQPSFGQGQPGYGQSSPYGQPGFGGPAGTPQFPSQPSPYGQNQPAQPTYGQGQPGQSYGQPQSPYGQSQPTPAYGASQPGSPYGAQSRPDESATQQFGGQQPGQQSPYGSPSFGQQPSQPFGGEQGSDPSSDATQAFRPSDDNNK is encoded by the coding sequence ATGTCATACCCGACCGGGGGCTCCGGGTACAACCAACCCGCGCCCTCAGCACCATCCAGCCAAGGCCCCTCGGCGGGTGGTGCGAGTTCAGGTTCGAGCGCTACCGGTTCCGATGCCAAAGGTCTGCCGTTCTTCCTGGCGGTCGGCGTAGCGGCGCTCGGCGTGATCAACTTCCTGCTCGGCTTTCTCCCGTTCCTCGGCAGCAAGCCGGTCGATTTCGGCGGCAGCCGCGTGAGCGGTGCGGAGTCGGCGAAGCTGTTCGAGGTGGCGTCCGGCTCGCCACTGCTCGGACTGCTGCTGCTCGGTGGCCTGCTCGCGGGTGTGTCCCTGCTGCCGAAGCAGAACTGGATCGGTGCGGCCGCCGCGGCATCGACCGCGGGCTTTTTCGCGCTGCTGTTCCAGTCGCTCAACTTCGGTGAGGGTACCGAGCTGAAGTGGGGCGCGTACGTCCTGCTCGTGCTCGCCTTCGTGCAGGCCGCGATCGCGATCGGCGCGCTGCTGTTCGAGGCGGGCATTCTGAAGGCGCCCGCGCCGCGCCCGGCCACCCCGAGCGGTTTCGGTCAGGTCGGCTACGGCCAGCAGCAGCAGCCGTTCGGTCAGGGCCAACCGTCCTTCGGGCAGGGCCAGCCCGGCTACGGACAGAGCAGCCCCTACGGGCAGCCCGGCTTCGGCGGCCCGGCCGGCACGCCGCAGTTCCCGTCGCAGCCTTCGCCCTACGGGCAGAACCAGCCGGCGCAGCCGACCTACGGCCAGGGCCAGCCGGGCCAGTCCTACGGTCAGCCGCAGTCGCCTTACGGGCAGAGCCAGCCGACCCCTGCCTACGGCGCCTCCCAGCCGGGCTCGCCCTACGGCGCGCAGTCGCGCCCGGACGAGAGCGCGACCCAGCAGTTCGGTGGACAGCAGCCCGGCCAGCAGTCGCCGTATGGTTCGCCGAGCTTCGGCCAGCAACCGAGCCAGCCGTTCGGCGGCGAGCAGGGTAGCGATCCGTCCTCCGACGCCACGCAGGCATTCCGTCCCTCAGACGACAACAACAAGTAA